The genomic interval CAGTTCACAGACGGGCAAAGGAGTTGGTGGTCTAGGAGGAGGAcatagaaaatacaaaaaatccttcatttaaacacagaaaaaaacattatggtTAGGAATGCCACAGTGagaaaaaatccccactggttAATAAACAAAGTGACACATAAGCGATTACACCagacatttcacacaaaaagaTATTTGTCGATGACGCTCAATATCTGTATATTAATAACTACTAACTAACTATTGAAGgtcacatattatgcttttatgtgttttctgtcatatttacaatgttctaATGTTGGATTTATTCAGGTTAAATGTTTCAAATAAAGaagtaaatgtattttagacacattactcctgaaacattttctggttttttttctttattctgcTATGTTCTATTAGTGTCAACTGCTAACTAAAGTAGCTACATGGCTAACGGCAGGAAACAATGTCATCTTGGCTtccaatgttgttaaattctcctcattactgcattactgctgaaacatgtccgattgggtagtgtttggttcagaagcctttatctgcgacttttgacggtagaaagtgctgcttcgttccaCTACAACCTAACAttagcatactgctaactatTAAGTAGCTACACGCTAAAGCAACGTAGCTGAAATCTCAGCCAATTATGGTAATTTCTTCCCAAATTCCGATCACTTTATtgctgggacatgtccggttgggtaatatttggtttagaagcctttattggtgatttttcacggtacaaagtcctgctatatactccgttgcagtagctccagcttcaaccggagattccaggaaacacactggccaatcagagcagatgGGCTTTTTCGGAAGGAGgaattaaagagacaggcgctcctacAGCAcgtctcatacagagggtgaatacaggtgcagcagccatgggcagtttGAGAAGAATAAATAGGcactttgattttcaatttgACAACAAAACCTCCACCACTCCGCCATCTTGTCCGTAAACTCCTCTCCACCTTAATCTTGCTACTCTGTTCTGAGACTCTGCTGCAGCATGGAGCAGACACTTTCGGTTTATATTTAGAGCGTTAGTCGTCGAACAAAATATAATTGATATCACCTTTAGTAttttacaaattaaagtttttttttatgaacatgGGCGCTGATCTGGTGAACTAAATGGGTttcatttctgtaaaaacaaaacaacggtGGGCAAGCAATGAAATCGGTGTAACACCGACAACCACAGCAAGCCTAATTGTGGTccagtgaaaaaagaaaaatgacaagAATTTTACAACATTAGGACATTACTAGGTGATAATCAAAACTCACCGGTTCAGTGTTTCTTCTGACAGTTGAGATGGATTGGGGTTGAATCCCGGAATCATTTCAGCCACGAGTTGGTCCATCACACTGTAGTTTGAGGGATCCAGCACAAACGCACGGTGCTGATCAGACTGCAAGTGCTGCGAGGGCAAACAAAGACCACAAGTCACAGatgtaaatataaacaaaacaatgaagGCAAAAACAAATCAGCTAGGTGCTAACAAAAGTCATTCTTAAAGATGTTCACCTCCTCCAGATTAGTGAAGGGTTGATGACAGCATTCACAGTAAGACAGGTCCTTTTTGCGTGGCCGCCAAGGGGAAGGGTTACACCAGAGTGGGGTTTGAGATTTGTCCTTAATGCTGctttcaacttttttcttcTCCCTAATTTACAAAGAATGAAGAGTACATAATAGACTTTTGAACACAGACAGTTTGTTAGCAAAACAATGGTCTGTATTCTTCAAATAACGGCAGTTAAACAAacctggttttattttctacttACTCTGTCTGCTTTTCAaaccgaggaggaggaggagattcAAAGGGACTAAATCGGCCCGAGTACCACAGAGGGGGGAATGTCATAGATTGAATATGCAAGGGCTTGTATCTCCTGGTTagagaacaaaacaaaagaatttAACACAAGGtctaaatcaaataaaaatgttttagcaTTTCAAAAGTTATACATGAAAAAGCAAACTGCACATTTGCATgcagataaaaataaaataaaatcttccaatattttcaaataaaaaaatatttcactcCACTTTGCAAAACTGAATGTGAGATTATACATCCGGGATGAAGCCCAGCACGGATAATGTGTAAATGTTTCAGGTGTCATGGGTTCTCTCACAGAAATGGCCTACACACACATAGCCAGAGCACTTAAATTAACTAAAATGAGAGGGCAAATGAAAAGACCTGTTAGCACATAGAGATCCATTGCTGGAACAGGCAGTGGAGCTTGCAAAAGCCTCATCGAATAGAAATCGTATCCGCTTGAGCTCTGAGCTCCTGGGGAGCTGCATCACTGAGGGGGCTTGTCACATTACATGATGGGACTCCTCAACAAGTTCAATTAAGAAAATCATCTGGGCTGAAATGCAAACCTGCGTCCAGTGGGGTAGGAAACACGGGGACAGGTCCCTGCCACTCATTGTTGTTTCACTGTCATTCTGTTTCAACTGCATAAAGGATCTAATCTGACACTTAACAACCATGAACCTGGGCAGGCAAAAACAATTCCCTTTGCCTTGCTAAATTCTAGCTTGGCTTAATTAACTTGGAATCAAACAAGATTAAAGCAGctatgaaaaaatattttacactAACAACGTATCAAATGACAAAGTGAACAGGGTCGCTCGTAGTGATGAACTTACAAAGAATTATCCACTAAATCTGCAGCTCCCCTTGGCTTTACGGAGCTTTGCAGCGACTTTCAGTTCATGGTTTAACTTGTTCACcctgcaactttactgttttggttaaCTCTCACAGCGTCGTTTTCAGCTGTTTTTAACAAAAACGCTCTACAAACCCACCGTACATCACCTGTTCAGCCTAAACAGCAGATAGACACAGTTAGCGACTGGCTAGTGAAcaaagtggagcatttagcagctatagagacagatatttccctcaggagttgagGACATTTCTGAGGGAGCAGGTTAGACAGTTCCTTTTCCCCCCATTTACATCCTTCCTCGCAACTAGAGAGAAAATGGACAAACATAAACTGCACTGAATGAGGGATACTCACCTGCTCATATCTTCAATTTTAAGATAGGGAGACCTCAAAGCTGCAGCTATAGACCAGGAGAAGTAAAGAGGTACAGGCAAACAATTGAATAAGCACTCATACCCACAGAAATACCTTATTGTcggaaaataaacacattagcAGCACATATACATCAACTAACCTTTGATAACATGGGGACTTTGTTGTTTGGTGCAAGTCCtctgcattaaaaaaagaagtttaaATAAGACTCattaacattaaagagcaaAGACTGATGGATTACAAACCCTAACAAAGTGTATAACATTTGAATGGGAGCTGAACTCATTTTTTTCAGAACTGTTTAACTAATTCATTTATAAATTATTTACttgcttgattttttttttatttagaactGCTATATTTGGATATTTGTTGAAGTGAAAAGACATTCAGCCCAAACATCTTACCTCCGGCCTCTTGTGTATAGCACTGAAGCTCTCTCGAGTCAACTGTTTCAAATATAAAATGACATCTGATACTACATTAAGGAAAAATACAAGACTTTCACACACTGTTACTTGGTTAAGAATGTGGCATTTCTATGGTGGTTAACAGCAGCCCTCTTCAGCTGGGATCagtaagacacaaaaacactcaCATGGTGCCATCTGCTGTGAGCAGAGGTTCACTGCACTACAGATATGAACACATACAAGCCAAATAATACCTGCAATAAATATGCAGAATAGAAATCAGTCTGCACAAATCAGCTGTGAAGTGTTTTTATGGTTATTTATGTGTGCTTTAGAAAGTAATCACTGCGAAATAATCATAAAGTATGTTTTATTTATCTCTccctactgtacaatgacagaATCAAGTTGCTAAAAAACATAAGTTCTCCTTGTATACAGATGGACTGGAGTATGTGATGTTAGCTGTTCACTGAATATAAAAGCCCTGCACATTTCTAGCACTTAAGGTAATTGTTATGCATTGCTCCCGGGTTGACCTAGGTGATCTCTGAATTGTCATGACCAGGGATATACCCATGTAGACCGGCTTGGCAAAAGGAGGGTTGAACCCTGATCAGACAACCCTAGCCCAACCCTGGTAGGTGGTGTGAAAGAGGTAACACAGTCCACCTGGGTATAACCCTGGTTGAGCCATTGGTGTGAAAGGGATATAAGAGTTCCCTTCAAATCATGTTATTAGTCAAAAGGATACCTTCCACATACAAAATCTTCACTCCCCAAGATCGAGCATTGGCCAAAACACTGCTCCCCTGCAGTCGTTCCTACAAGACAGATCCATCAGAAACAAGTCGAGATAACAAACCATGTCAGTCTTCAGTGTAACACCAATATCTACAAAAAATAAAGCCCACAGAGCTGCAACATAAACCATTTTCCAGCTGCACTGACACTTACATTGTTGCGAATGGCTTTTTCAAGCAAGGCCTTCCCACGGCTGCCACAAGGCTGTaaagaaaaatacagtacagataTACGTTTCATTCTGGGTTATACTTTATAGTAACGTCCACTGGGATATTGTCCAAATGAGCTGgtaatgaaaacaaaatcaataaccaattgttttgtttggtatttgtTTTTGAATGGTTGCATTTAGCATTTCTcacataaatatataacaaTGTACACTAGTAACAACATATTCACCTGTATCAGGGCAATAAATAGCATATCTAagtatccatttttttttttattctagaaTTCAAGAAATATATTTTCTCATCAATACAGAAAGAGAGGAGTTGCATTTGATTTCTGTTACAAATACATCAATTAGGAAAAACATTGCAGACCACATAAGTTAATTCAATGGAATCAGCTGTTTGGTAAAATTGACTTGACCTATTTAGCTTTAACCTTTTTGTGAGTTTCTCTTGCCAATTATCTGGTTAATATGTATTAAGTACCAACACTCTTGTTAgctgtaaaatgttttaaaacatgCATGGGTGATGCTCAGTACCATTGGTCTAGGAGTTCCGGGTCGCCGTTTGTCACTGCTGAGGACACACTCTCGCTGCATCACAGGACGTTGAGCTTCTTCACTGATCCCCTTTGTCTCTGCTTTGGTGTCAGTACAATTCTGCCCCTTCAGGCCCTCTGGGCTTCCAGTCACAACAAAGCTCACATCCTTGTGCAGGAAACTCTCGACCCTCTTCAGaataagaaacaaaaaacagcattaGCTCATCAGTTTCTGCTGAGACATCTGTCATAGTCAGACCTTTATCTTTACTTGTACAAAATCTAACTTGAACCTCAGTAGGTATACAATTGATTTATATTCAATAACAGTATTGATTGAATGTAGTCAGTTTGGCTACTCTTTAAATGCTTTTGTCTGCTTAAATGATCAGAAACAATGTACAGACTACTCATCAATAGCACAAACATTTTCTTTGCTGTACAAAATTGAATTATACAATTTAGTACAGCAGGTAAAATACAGTAAACAAGAGCAGCTCAGTCAACAGTTAATCTTCAAGAAGTGCTTTCTTCCATACTCCTTTCGGTTCAAGATAAAACTTTCTTGACAatttaaaaatacaacaaagcaATGTTGTAGTGCTGTATACTAGCACACAATCAAAAAGTACGACGATACACACAATTGTCACATTTTATGTTTCATATAAAGTTTTTGCAAGAATGTGATGTACCATTAGTTGCACTTTTGGCTACTACAACTTTTTCAAAACTGAACCAAACATTTTTCCTCCCACTGATCAGACAAAAATGTTTGATTTTTCTCTTGACTTTGTCAGCAGCCAAATTTCTGCAAATTGCTGGTGCAGCCAAATTCTTGCATTATTGTTTATACCTAAAGTGTCACTGCCTAGATCAAAATCTGATAACAATTGTTGTATATAAACAACAACCACCAATGTTTACAGCAAGGATCCACAGGCATACTGCCTTTATCTTCACACATGCTTACTCCTCCTAGAAGAGATACAGTCTCCAGAATCAGGGCTGTTGGGCGTTTCTTTACACTGTCCAGGTAGAAGGTCTTCCCCTCCAGCCTCTTCTGCCCAGGACACAGTGATCCTAAAAGGCCTTGCTCCTCTGCATACTGCTGGTGCTGCATGGTCCGGGTGCAGTAAACTTTGCAGAAAAACACCAGGATCCTACTTAAATGAGAGAACAAGAACAAGTGTTAATAAAATGTATGCATAAACATTTGACAGATGTCAAATGTCAAACACCAGATAACGGTAGTCCTAATGTAAACGGTGGTTGCACTAATAAGGTTTAATGTTTAATAACTTTGTCTGGAAAATGTTGAGTCCAAAATTCTTTGGGTAACTTAATACAAGGTCTCCGAGATTCAAGTCAAAGTTTATCAGTCCCTAATCATTTACGACATGTTAACAGTTAATTAACCCAGTAGCGtggtttttttaaatcaatggtCAGACTGAGGTCGAATTTACAATGACTACCGTTTGCTCAAAACAATGGTACAGCAATTTTACAATTTACCATCTAAACATTCTGCAGAAAAggcatgtaacgttagcgttaCTTTATTACCAAACTATAACAGCACAGTAACGTTAAATGCATTATTTACCTAGCTAGCCACCTCCCCGGCTAGATAGCATACTTAGCTAGCTGTAACGTTAATTCGTTGGTTAGCGTCAGCTAGCTGACCTGAGTTTAGGTTTTTTCAATATAGACAACGCCTGGGCCACCAAAACGATAGTTTTTAATGAGGTTTAATAGTCTGTTAAACTGCTTTCCACGTCGTCGgggcaaaaaagaaagaaagagcccACTTACTTTttgttactgtgctggagaacTGCGATAAAGAAAGCAACCGCcgcttttttgttttaaacacGACGAACGTAAAGGTAACGTCATATCCGGAAAAACGCTGCCTTCGCGTGCTGGTAACAGACTTCCGAACAACCCTTCAGAATGGTCTTTAATCTTTTGtaattaagttaaattaaataGAAATTGAGTCTGATTATTAGGCAGCTCATAACAAGTCATCTTCTCGAGCATTAACGTAATCTAAAAGTCAATGATTGTTGTTGGAACCTCACTGGAGTgggaaaatacatattttaggcaaggcaaggcaaggcagctttatttgtatagcacatttcagcaacagggcaattcaaagtgctttacataaaacattaaagagcagttaaaaacaattgaaaacaatttaaaaacattaataaacaaattaaaacattaaaagacaagaataaaattgatagtgcagtataagaataaaagttacagtgcagtataagaaattaaagttaatagattatttaaagaaaagcaacatcaaaaagataggtctttagcttagatttaaaagaactgagagttgcagcggacctgcaggtttctgggagtttgttccagatatgtggagcataaaactgaacgctgcttcccctgttagttctgactctggtacaacaagtagacctgtcccagacgacctgagaggtctgggtgggtcataatgtagtagcagatcagaaatgtattttggccctaaaccgttagTGAtttaaaccagtaaaagtattttgaaatcaattctttgaggcactggaagccagtgtagagacttcagtactggagtgatgtgatccactttcttggtcttagtgaggactcgagcagcagcgtctgatcagctgcagctgtctgattgagttTTGGGAAGACCTGTAAAGactccgttacagtagtcaagtctactgaagataaaagcatggacaagtttttccagatcctgctgagacataagtcctttaacccttgatatattttaaggtgataataggctgattttttaattatgttaatgtggctgattAAAATTCAGGTGCAGACCACACCAAGATTTCTCGGCTTTATCTGTTATCTAAATCAATGATTGTTGTTGGAACCTCACTGGAGTgggaaaatacatattttatcaaTTCTTGTCCAGCAGGGggcaatgtgtctgtgtgtaaataAAGTAAACTGTAACCCATATATTTAAATTGATTAAATATATTCATTATTAGTAGAAAATTCAACGTTCCACCCACAGGATGATTTAAACTTATACAtactatattttatactgtcatGACACCAACATTGTTAAATGTAAGACAAAGACCACAAGGCAAATACCAATTGTTTATTCAAAACATGCACTTTTTGttcataaaaatattttttcacaaAACACTGGCACAGTGCAAAGAACTAGCCTTAATGACATTTCAATTTGAAAATCTGGAAATAAAAGTGTGTATAAATGAAAAGGAATTCTTTATACCAAACCTTGGGGCAAAAAAACAGAACACGCAGATGCACTAGTTATGTTCTTTTCACGTACGTTACACAAACTAATGGACTAATGGTGGAGAAAACCTTCATAGCATAAACTTTGAACAAACAAAAGatatgtcaaaaaatgtaacaGCTTGATAATAAGACACGGACAACAGTTTTAACAACAGGGTTAGGTCAAACACTTCTATTAACCAATTAATTTCAAAATCTGTCAAAACATTAATGAACTTCTTTTCTCTGTCCCAAAAATACACAGAAGCAGTTTACCAACTGAAAACATACTCTCTCATTTTTAATGGCTGATCTAAACCTGGTTTTGTGAAAATAAGACAATTTTGCATACACAGAAACAACATCGTGCAAAGCTTAACCCCTGGATGGGATTTGAAACTACTCACGTACACGTAGTAAGACTTAGCTTCTGTTTTCAGTCCATAGTGATGAGGACATTTGACTGGCTAAGTAAGGCACCTGAGGTTACAGCATGGAGGCCTCTGCATATTCACGGTCAGGGACTCAAAGACAGCACCAACATCTTTCTGCAAAAGCTAATTAACAAAATATAGACATTTTCTACAGAGTAGCAACAAACATGTATTCAGACTTACATCATCTTCAATGGTTTTCTTACAATATTCCATTTCTATTCCATTTATATCTTAGTAGCAGAATCTATCTTGTACTGTtgagttttaaaggtcccatgacatgctgctttttggatggttttatataggcctcagtggtctcctaatactgtatctttagtctctttccccaaattcagccttggtgcagaattacagccactagagtcagtcccataatgagcttttcttagaatgtgccatttctgtgtctgtagctttaaatgctattgagagGGGGCTTGACctactgccactttgcttgtttgcaagccatgatgtctctctttcccagcccaaattctctgggcaggcaaagcattgaaaggggaggtaaccttgctccttatgacctcataaggagcaagattccagatcggcccatctgagctttcattttctcaaaggcagagcaggatacccagggctcggtttacacctatcgccttttctagccactgggggaccataggcaggctgggggaactcatattaatgttaaaaaacctcatgccatgggacctttaaggttacTTAAACCTGAATACTAATACACTATACTGACTCTGCTATTACTGgcaaagtatatatatatacactatttATTATCCCTAGGGCTGTTTAGGTTTATATATTTCACTATCAGTGGACTGGTACAAGGTAGATCCTGACACTAATAATCACTTATTTCACCTTACTAATTTTAATGGTATGAATACTATTGACAAGAATGTAAACTGGGTGCCGTGCCTATTTTTTATAAAcagtgtggacacacacacacacataaatactgtGTTGGTCTGAGAAGgctttacattgttaaaaaaacataagtcacCGTCTGTATTTCAGATCCACTCTGAACCATTTATGACTCCATATTTGCTGCTACTACTGGTGCTGCTGCCTCTGTCCGCGTCTCCCTTGCTTGAGGTGTGCTTGGAGGCCTGCCGGTGTTTACGTTCACGGTGAGGCTTGCTGTGGTTATTACTGTGGCTCTGTGGCTGTCTGTAGGCCGGATTGTCAGCCTCCAGCTTGTTCTGAGGATGACGAATGTCCTTATGACCACCTCTGGGGGCATCTCCCATCCCTGCTCTGCAGGGGTTTTCATCATTAATGGTGTACTGCTGACGCTCCTCTTTGGCAATGTTCACGTGGTTCTGCCGGCATGCCAGTTTTGCATTAGTGAGATCAGTGATGGGTAGTGGCTGGTTGTGGTGCCCTGTCGATACCAGAAGAGGCTTGATGGCGACGTTGTATCCAGGTGGAGCTGATGGTGCATTCCAAGAAAAAgggtagctgctgtaatcctctCCACTCAATCCCACCTCACTAAGAGCTCCTTGTGCCAGTGTCAGCCCGTACAGCTCATTGTCAGGGAGCTGCACCCGGCGGGAGCGTACGATCTCACAGATGGTACCTATGCCCAGGTGAAGCATCTCCCATATATTGAGTGCCAGACAGAGCAGGGAGACTGTGTACATGATGAGAAGGAAGATAGTTTTCTCAGTGGGCCGTGATACAAAGCAGTCCACACTGTGAGGGCAGGGCAGGTCGGA from Perca fluviatilis chromosome 21, GENO_Pfluv_1.0, whole genome shotgun sequence carries:
- the LOC120551615 gene encoding gap junction gamma-1 protein-like — encoded protein: MSWSFLTRLLEEIHNHSTFVGKIWLTVLIVFRIVLTAVGGESIYYDEQSKFVCNSGQPGCENVCYDAFAPLSHVRFWVFQIILVATPSLMYLGYAVNKIARAEEQADSGGARGFSRRKPKKPYLAGRKQHRGIEEAEDDQEEDPMIYEMAEAESDGGGAAKGNSGEGKAKVKVRHDGRQRIKEDGLMRIYVLQLLTRSLLEVAFLCGQYALYGFAVPPTYVCSDLPCPHSVDCFVSRPTEKTIFLLIMYTVSLLCLALNIWEMLHLGIGTICEIVRSRRVQLPDNELYGLTLAQGALSEVGLSGEDYSSYPFSWNAPSAPPGYNVAIKPLLVSTGHHNQPLPITDLTNAKLACRQNHVNIAKEERQQYTINDENPCRAGMGDAPRGGHKDIRHPQNKLEADNPAYRQPQSHSNNHSKPHRERKHRQASKHTSSKGDADRGSSTSSSSKYGVINGSEWI